The Triticum aestivum cultivar Chinese Spring chromosome 3A, IWGSC CS RefSeq v2.1, whole genome shotgun sequence genome includes a region encoding these proteins:
- the LOC123057939 gene encoding L-type lectin-domain containing receptor kinase SIT2, producing MKSGVSTLLRLLFLICLILAASATGEGDDQLLYSGFTGANLALDGAATVTPGGLLELTNGTDQQKGHAFYPTPLRFAGGSPGAVVRSFSASFVFAIQSIYTDLSAHGMAFVVASSTNFSSALPGQLLGLTDVQNNGNGSNHFFAVELDTIQNKEFDDLDANHAGANVNGLRSLQSYYAGYFDDDDGSFRNLSLISREAMQVWVDYDHRVAQITVTMAPLNVGRPVRPLFTATYNLTTAVTDVAYVGFSSATGTINVRHYVLGWSFAMNGPAPAIDISKLPKLPRMGPKPRSKVLDIVLPIASGAFVLSMGAIVLLVLRRRFRYAELREDWEVEFGPQRFSYKDLYCATEGFSDTHLLGIGGFGRVYKGILPVSTRMEVAVKKVAHDSKQGIKEFISEVVSIGRLQHRNLAPLLGYCRRRGELFLVYKYMPNGSVDKYLHGREGKPILNWAQRWHIVKGIASCLVYLHEEWEKVVIHRDIKASNVLLDGDMNGRLGDFGLARLYDHDTDPQTTHMVGTIGYLAPELGHTSKATPLTDVFAFGVFILEVTCGQRPVNPNLEDSQVLLVESVLDQWNKGSLLDPVDKQLGGNYNADEACVALKLGLLCSHPFANARPTMRQVMQYLDGDMPLPEMSPTDLSFQMMTIMQNGGFDQFIMTYPSSTARIDSTSVLTVGR from the coding sequence ATGAAGAGTGGTGTGTCCACGCTTCTCCGGCTCCTCTTCCTAATTTGCCTTATTCTAGCAGCCAGCGCCACCGGAGAGGGCGATGACCAGCTCCTCTACTCCGGCTTCACCGGCGCCAACCTCGCCCTGGACGGCGCGGCCACGGTGACCCCAGGCGGCCTCCTCGAGCTCACCAACGGCACGGACCAGCAGAAGGGCCACGCCTTCTACCCGACTCCCCTCCGCTTCGCCGGAGGGTCTCCCGGCGCCGTCGTTCGGTCCTTCTCGGCCTCCTTCGTGTTTGCCATCCAGTCCATCTACACCGACCTGAGCGCCCACGGCATGGCCTTCGTGGTGGCGTCGAGCACCAACTTCTCCTCCGCGCTGCCCGGCCAGCTCCTGGGCCTCACCGACGTCCAGAACAACGGCAACGGCAGCAACCACTTCTTCGCCGTCGAGCTCGACACCATCCAGAACAAGGAGTTCGACGACCTCGACGCCAACCACGCCGGCGCCAACGTCAACGGCCTCCGCTCGCTGCAGTCCTACTACGCCGGCTActtcgacgacgacgacggtagCTTCCGCAACCTGAGCCTGATCAGCCGCGAGGCCATGCAGGTGTGGGTGGATTACGACCACAGGGTCGCTCAAATCACCGTCACCATGGCTCCCCTCAACGTGGGCAGACCAGTAAGGCCGTTGTTCACGGCCACCTACAACCTCACGACCGCGGTCACAGACGTCGCGTATGTCGGCTTCTCCTCCGCGACCGGCACGATCAATGTGCGACACTATGTGCTTGGCTGGAGCTTCGCCATGAACGGTCCGGCTCCAGCCATCGACATCTCAAAGCTACCAAAGCTTCCCCGCATGGGACCGAAGCCACGGTCCAAGGTGCTGGACATTGTTCTGCCAATAGCATCCGGAGCGTTCGTCCTCAGCATGGGCGCCATTGTTCTCCTGGTGCTACGGAGACGGTTTCGGTATGCCGAGCTGCGAGAAGATTGGGAGGTCGAGTTCGGTCCACAACGGTTCTCCTACAAGGATCTGTACTGTGCAACGGAAGGTTTCAGCGACACACACCTGCTTGGAATTGGAGGATTCGGGAGGGTGTACAAGGGCATCCTTCCAGTGTCTACTAGAATGGAGGTTGCTGTGAAGAAGGTTGCACACGACTCGAAGCAGGGCATCAAAGAATTCATTTCAGAGGTTGTCAGCATAGGACGTCTCCAGCACCGCAATCTAGCGCCATTGCTTGGCTACTGCAGACGGAGAGGTGAACTGTTTCTGGTGTACAAGTACATGCCAAACGGGAGCGTTGACAAGTACTTGCACGGTAGAGAAGGCAAACCAATTTTGAATTGGGCTCAGAGGTGGCATATTGTCAAAGGCATTGCATCATGCTTGGTCTACCTTCATGAAGAGTGGGAGAAAGTGGTCATCCACCGGGACATCAAAGCCAGTAACGTCCTCCTCGATGGCGACATGAATGGAAGACTCGGTGACTTTGGCCTCGCAAGGCTGTACGACCACGACACCGACCCGCAAACCACACACATGGTGGGAACCATAGGATACCTCGCTCCTGAGCTAGGGCATACTAGCAAAGCGACACCTCTCACCGACGTGTTTGCCTTTGGAGTGTTTATTCTTGAAGTTACTTGTGGGCAGAGGCCTGTCAATCCAAACTTAGAGGATAGCCAAGTATTGTTGGTCGAATCGGTGCTCGATCAATGGAACAAGGGATCGCTCCTTGATCCCGTGGATAAGCAGCTTGGGGGCAACTACAACGCCGACGAGGCATGTGTGGCTCTAAAGCTAGGCCTGCTATGCTCTCACCCATTCGCCAATGCAAGGCCTACCATGCGGCAGGTGATGCAGTACCTTGATGGCGACATGCCATTGCCGGAGATGTCACCGACGGATTTAAGCTTTCAGATGATGACCATAATGCAGAATGGAGGATTTGATCAATTCATCATGACGTATCCTTCATCAACAGCGCGTATTGACAGCACATCCGTCCTTACAGTTGGGAGGTGA
- the LOC123060337 gene encoding L-type lectin-domain containing receptor kinase SIT2, which yields MAPREHIFFLLYAIPLLVLPCAASTTSNDSFSFLYNGFSGVNLTLDGSAKVTPEGLLELTNDTINLGHALYPTPLSLRGSPNGTVRSFSLSFAFAILSVHDGISADGMAFFVAPTKNLSNTWAQYMGLLNSGNNGNASNHMFAVELDTTQNKEFQDMDNNHVGIDINSLNSLQAYRTGYYDDESRAFNNLTLISGKAMQVWADYDGVSTQINVFLAPLGVAKPVRPLLSSPYNLSTVLREPSYIGFAATTGAISTIHCVLGWSFAVNGPAPAIDTSKLPKLPRLGPEPRSKVLEITLPIATATFVLVVGTVIILFLRKRFRYRELREDWEVDFGPHRFSFKDLFHATEGFKEKNLLGVGGFGKVYKGTLPKSKLKVAVKRVSHESRQGMKEFIAEVVSIGRLRHRNLVPLLGYCRRKGELLLVYDYMSNGSLNQYLYFKDGKPSLNWEERLHIIKGVAFGLFYLHEKWEKVVIHRDVKPSNVLLDSEMNARLGDFGLSRLYDHGTDPQTTHMVGTMGYLAPEFVRTGKASPLTDVFAFGIFLLEVTSGQRPIKQNPFGNKHTLVDWVIERWHNGSLMDTVDQRLRGDYNIDDASLVLKLGLLCSHPFTSARPTMRQVMQYLEGDTPLPELTPAHFSFTMQALTQNRGLESPNLQYPQLSTSFATFSDLSGGR from the coding sequence ATGGCTCCGAGGGAgcacatcttcttcctcctctatgcCATCCCACTCCTCGTTCTTCCCTGTGCTGCATCCACAACCAGCAACGACAGTTTCAGTTTTCTATACAACGGCTTCTCCGGTGTCAACCTCACCCTCGACGGCAGCGCCAAGGTGACGCCGGAGGGGCTCCTCGAGCTCACCAACGACACCATCAACCTCGGCCACGCCTTGTACCCGACCCCGCTGAGCCTGCGCGGGTCGCCCAACGGCACGGTGCGGTCCTTCTCCCTCAGCTTCGCCTTCGCCATCCTCTCCGTCCACGACGGCATAAGCGCCGACGGCATGGCCTTCTTTGTCGCCCCCACCAAGAACCTCTCCAACACGTGGGCGCAGTACATGGGCCTCCTCAACAGCGGCAACAATGGCAACGCCAGCAACCACATGTTCGCCGTCGAGCTCGACACCACCCAGAACAAGGAGTTCCAGGACATGGACAACAACCACGTTGGCATCGACATCAACAGCCTCAACTCCTTGCAGGCCTACCGCACTGGGTACTACGATGATGAGAGTAGAGCCTTCAACAACTTGACTCTTATCAGCGGCAAGGCGATGCAGGTATGGGCTGACTATGATGGGGTGTCCACGCAGATCAACGTGTTCTTGGCTCCTCTGGGAGTAGCTAAGCCGGTGAGGCCGCTGCTTTCATCTCCCTACAACCTCTCCACAGTTCTGAGAGAACCATCGTACATCGGCTTCGCAGCCACTACCGGCGCAATCAGCACGATCCACTGCGTTCTCGGCTGGAGCTTCGCCGTAAACGGCCCTGCTCCAGCCATCGACACATCTAAGCTCCCAAAGCTACCACGTCTTGGCCCAGAGCCTCGCTCCAAGGTCCTGGAGATCACCCTGCCTATTGCCACGGCCACGTTCGTCCTTGTAGTAGGAACTGTCATCATTTTGTTTCTTCGCAAGAGATTCAGGTACAGGGAGCTGCGGGAAGATTGGGAGGTCGATTTCGGGCCACACCGCTTCTCCTTCAAGGACCTGTTCCATGCCACGGAAGGGTTCAAGGAAAAGAATCTGCTTGGTGTGGGCGGGTTCGGCAAGGTATACAAAGGGACACTCCCAAAGTCCAAACTGAAAGTGGCGGTGAAGAGAGTGTCTCACGAGTCGAGGCaagggatgaaggagttcatcgcgGAGGTTGTCAGTATCGGCCGGCTCAGACACCGCAACCTTGTGCCCCTGCTTGGCTATTGCCGAAGGAAAGGTGAACTTCTTTTGGTTTATGACTACATGTCAAATGGAAGCCTCAATCAGTATTTATACTTTAAAGATGGCAAGCCATCACTGAATTGGGAGGAGAGGTTACATATTATCAAGGGTGTCGCGTTCGGATTGTTTTACCTTCACGAGAAGTGGGAGAAAGTTGTCATACACCGAGACGTCAAGCCGAGCAACGTGCTTCTGGACAGTGAAATGAATGCAAGACTAGGTGACTTTGGTCTCTCAAGGTTGTACGATCATGGCACTGATCCACAAACCACACATATGGTTGGAACCATGGGATACCTGGCGCCTGAGTTCGTACGGACGGGCAAGGCATCCCCTCTGACGGACGTGTTTGCATTCGGCATATTTCTCCTTGAGGTTACTTCTGGGCAGAGGCCTATCAAGCAGAACCCATTTGGCAACAAACATACATTGGTCGACTGGGTTATAGAGCGTTGGCACAACGGATCGCTCATGGATACCGTGGATCAGAGACTGCGGGGTGACTACAACATCGATGATGCATCATTGGTGCTGAAGCTAGGGCTTCTGTGCTCGCACCCTTTTACTAGCGCAAGGCCCACAATGCGGCAAGTCATGCAGTATCTCGAAGGTGATACACCACTCCCAGAGCTAACACCAGCACACTTCAGCTTCACTATGCAGGCCTTGACGCAAAACAGAGGATTGGAATCACCAAACTTGCAATACCCTCAGTTATCGACGAGTTTTGCCACTTTTTCCGACCTTTCAGGAGGAAGATAA
- the LOC123057940 gene encoding chlorophyllase-2 — MASAGDVFDHGRHGTSLTKVAQATRCCPTSPVDAQSPPKPLLVAAPCDAGEYPVLLFLHGYLCNNYFYSQLLQHVASHGFIVVGPQLYTVSGPDTTGEINSAAAVIDWLAVGLSSKLPPGVRPNLTAVSISGHSRGGKVAFALALGHAKTTLPLAALIAVDPVDGTGMGDQTPPPILVYKPNALRVPAPVMVIGTGLGELPRNALFPPCAPLGVSHAEFYDECSAPACHLVARDYGHTDMMDDVTTGAKGLATRALCKSGGARAPMRRFVAGGMVAFLNKWVEGKPEWLDAMRERTDVTPVVLSVVEFRDE; from the exons ATGGCGTCTGCAGGCGACGTGTTCGACCATGGACGCCATGGCACCAGCCTTACCAAGGTCGCGCAGGCCACGAGGTGCTGTCCGACCAGTCCCGTCGACGCGCAGTCTCCTCCGAAGCCGCTGCTGGTGGCCGCCCCGTGCGACGCAGGGGAGTACCCGGTGCTGCTCTTCCTGCACGGCTACCTCTGCAACAACTACTTCTACTCCCAGCTGCTCCAGCATGTCGCCTCCCATGGCTTCATCGTCGTCGGTCCTCAG CTGTACACGGTATCCGGGCCCGATACCACCGGCGAGATAAACTCGGCGGCCGCCGTCATCGACTGGCTCGCTGTCGGCCTTTCTTCCAAGCTCCCACCCGGTGTTCGACCGAACCTAACTGCG GTGTCCATCTCCGGCCACAGCCGGGGCGGCAAGGTGGCCTTCGCGCTCGCGCTGGGCCACGCCAAGACCACCCTGCCTCTCGCGGCCCTCATCGCCGTCGACCCCGTGGACGGCACCGGCATGGGCGACCAGACGCCCCCGCCGATCCTGGTCTACAAGCCGAACGCGCTGCGCGTCCCGGCGCCGGTCATGGTCATCGGCACGGGCCTCGGCGAGCTGCCCCGCAACGCCCTGTTCCCGCCGTGCGCGCCTCTGGGCGTGAGCCACGCGGAGTTCTACGACGAGTGCTCGGCGCCGGCGTGCCACCTGGTGGCGAGGGACTACGGGCACACCGACATGATGGACGACGTGACGACGGGCGCCAAGGGGCTGGCCACGCGCGCCCTGTGCAAGAGCGGCGGGGCCAGGGCGCCCATGAGGCGGTTCGTCGCCGGCGGCATGGTGGCGTTCCTCAACAAGTGGGTGGAGGGGAAGCCCGAGTGGTTGGATGCCATGAGGGAGCGAACGGATGTCACGCCTGTGGTGCTGTCCGTGGTGGAGTTCCGTGATGAGTAG